The following are from one region of the Myotis daubentonii chromosome 2, mMyoDau2.1, whole genome shotgun sequence genome:
- the LOC132226590 gene encoding LOW QUALITY PROTEIN: F-box only protein 31-like (The sequence of the model RefSeq protein was modified relative to this genomic sequence to represent the inferred CDS: substituted 2 bases at 2 genomic stop codons) — MEQECPCLXGPGPSRGCQCRQQLLGPAEMTVANSKPARAPEEQHVEADMATRSSAGNGGIRSPMPPRLPPHCSLQDLPPELLVEIFASLPGTDLLSLAQASAKFHRILHTDSIWRQRCWEEYGACENLQNLEMMGVSWRELYEKLLHPCRHILGLWQPDNWPCRGLLYVAVDGLCIIGQTYLSLLDPQVDNSMLFKPAFRIRLTGRKSATLECTYGRQGPHSCHMQIRKDGFSTRCDMRQHHRTPGGSREDFRAWLQEEWGQTLEHVFQERRLRFMLMKLIYHQNDNCRNYRRIYLSPSHPEDLIRPGLFKGIHDAYSLVEVVMLSFHGKHARVTKIMGDHHVPAGQQMIEIHLRHRIHVSDDILSNFNKYSRLVQEVHEQVIPEQQQQQEESTEEGEGHGWLSPVXPSVGESGAAALEEQPVQFFLPEGVNSSNQNYPGACRMGFYGVGIVARSGSAYPQRFPGTFILFDEDHFGFIWLEPNCLSLYSRVQVNFQNAEAPSPQAFQEMLKNIQSPPPDGPFLAQGQQRGEEASEEDSLHALLEI, encoded by the coding sequence ATGGAGCAGGAGTGCCCTTGCCTCTGAGGCCCAGGCCCTTCGCGAGGATGCCAGTGTCGCCAGCAGCTCCTGGGACCAGCTGAGATGACTGTGGCCAACAGcaagccggccagggcccctGAAGAGCAGCACGTGGAGGCGGACATGGCGACTCGGTCCTCTGCTGGGAATGGAGGGATCAGGAGCCCCATGCCACCCCGGCTGCCCCCGcactgctcgctgcaggacctgcctcctgagctgctggtggagatcttcgcctcgctccctGGCACCGACCTgctcagcctggcccaggccagcgCCAAATTCCACCGCATCCTGCAcaccgacagcatctggagacaGCGCTGCTGGGAAGAGTATGGCGCTTGTGAAAACTTGCAGAACCTGGAGATGATGGGTGTGTCTTGGCGAGAACTCTATGAGAAGTTGCTCCACCCATGcagacacattttgggattgtggcagccAGATAACTGGCCCTGTAGAGGACTGCTGTATGTAGCGGTGGACGGCTTATGCATTATTGGTCAGACGTACCTGTCTCTCCTTGACCCCCAGGTGGATAACTCAATGCTGTTCAAGCCCGCGTTTAGAATTCGCCTGACAGGGAGGAAATCGGCCACACTGGAGTGCACGTATGGCCGCCAAGGGCCCCACAGCTGCCACATGCAGATTCGGAAGGACGGGTTCTCCACCAGGTGCGACATGAGGCAACACCACAGGACACCTGGTGGGAGCCGAGAGGATTTCCGCGCGTGGCTGCAGGAAGAATGGGGGCAGACGCTGGAGCACGTGTTCCAGGAGCGCAGGCTGCGGTTCATGCTGATGAAGCTCATCTATCATCAGAATGACAACTGTCGGAACTACCGCCGCATCTACCTCTCCCCGAGCCACCCGGaggacctcatcaggccaggcctcttcaaAGGCATCCACGATGCCTACAGCCTAGTAGAGGTtgtcatgctcagcttccatgggaagCATGCCAGGGTCACGAAGATCATGGGTGACCACCACGTCCCTGCTGGGCAGCAGATgatagagatccacctcagacaCCGCATCCATGTGTCTGATGATATCCTCAGCAACTTCAACAAGTACTCCCGCCTGGTCCAGGAGGTTCACGAGCAGGTGATcccggagcagcagcagcagcaagaagagaGCACTGAGGAGggcgagggccatggctggctgagCCCTGTGTAGCCCAGTGTtggggagtccggggctgcagctttggaggagcagcctgtccagTTTTTCCTGCCTGAGGGTGTGAACTCAAGTAACCAGAACTACCCCGGAGCCTGCAGGATGGGTTTCTATGGCGTGGGCATTGTTGCCCGCTCTGGCTCCGCCTACCCCCAGCGCTTCCCTGGAaccttcatcctgttcgatgaagACCACTTCGGGTTCATCTGGCTGGAACCGAATTGCCTCAGCCTGTACAGCAGAGTCCAGGTCAACTTCCAGAATGCGGAAGCACCATCCCCACAGGCTTTCCAGGAAATGCTCAAGAACATTCAGTCCCCACCCCCTGACGGCCCCTTCCTTGCCCAGGGGCAACAGCGGGGAGAAGAGGCTTCAGAGGAAGACAGCTTGCATGCACTCTTGGAGATTTGA